In Alkalihalobacillus sp. FSL W8-0930, a single window of DNA contains:
- a CDS encoding GNAT family N-acetyltransferase — translation MRLKQEGLCEEFVKEGSGKMLKYRPLIDQDANNYRNIRLEALNKSPESFATSFEEEQQVSAEVFQLRLKAEGATTLGVFHSEDLIGVVTLLFEQKQKLKHRATLVAMYVQPDHQGKGMGRELLQYAITFARKKQGIEQIYLTVVSTNDRAKRLYESLGFRCYGVDKRALKRTNETYADEDMMVLDLKENMNE, via the coding sequence ATGCGCTTAAAACAAGAGGGTTTGTGTGAAGAATTTGTAAAGGAAGGTAGTGGCAAGATGTTGAAGTATCGCCCATTAATCGATCAAGATGCAAACAACTACAGAAACATTCGGTTAGAAGCTTTAAATAAATCACCAGAATCATTCGCAACAAGTTTTGAAGAAGAACAACAAGTTTCTGCTGAAGTATTTCAGTTACGGTTAAAGGCAGAAGGAGCGACAACACTTGGAGTGTTCCACTCTGAAGATTTAATAGGAGTAGTGACTTTACTATTTGAACAGAAACAGAAATTAAAGCACCGAGCTACGCTTGTGGCGATGTACGTTCAACCCGATCACCAAGGAAAAGGAATGGGTAGAGAATTACTTCAATATGCCATCACGTTTGCCAGAAAGAAGCAGGGAATTGAACAAATTTACTTAACGGTCGTTTCTACTAATGATCGAGCAAAAAGGCTATATGAGTCTCTTGGATTTAGATGTTATGGAGTAGATAAGCGTGCTTTAAAACGAACCAATGAAACATATGCAGATGAGGATATGATGGTCCTTGATTTAAAGGAGAATATGAATGAATAA
- a CDS encoding acyltransferase family protein, whose amino-acid sequence MNITKTYYHSIDVFRFICAIFVVTVHITSHIPSHDIATWTNYYSYRYLLDIGSPFFFMAAGFILFHKSSDQGPSYLITYGKKILSYFIVFSLFYMMARVIVEAISALALSESVTEAIRAQLSQWSALNALNGSIGSFQLYFLVLLLYSALALYGLLRLRMHPLGIFAVAIALYGLENIGFFDSIQLFQYKSFAFGFLYVVLGYTLSYTKDHISYRAPWLYTLLFAAAYVANYYYQLGLAWILLPLFTFSLGSLCVQYPNLGKGTILTKLSSYSLAIYILHIFVELLVLKGVQLAGWTTYYTSPLYYVGTIILCIVLPIFIFQPIYRSALWIKEKWLFTTKMKTSKKEAYQQEQLG is encoded by the coding sequence ATGAACATAACCAAAACCTACTATCATTCAATTGATGTCTTCAGGTTCATCTGTGCGATCTTCGTCGTTACCGTACACATCACTTCTCACATTCCAAGTCATGACATTGCGACTTGGACTAACTACTATAGCTATCGATACCTTCTAGATATCGGGAGTCCATTCTTTTTTATGGCTGCAGGATTTATCCTCTTTCACAAAAGTTCTGATCAAGGGCCATCTTATCTCATCACATATGGAAAGAAGATTCTTTCCTATTTTATCGTATTCTCCCTATTCTATATGATGGCAAGAGTCATTGTTGAAGCAATTAGCGCACTCGCACTAAGTGAGTCTGTGACAGAAGCGATTCGCGCTCAACTTAGTCAGTGGAGTGCATTAAATGCCCTGAATGGATCGATTGGTTCCTTCCAGCTTTACTTTCTTGTTCTCTTACTCTATTCAGCGCTAGCCTTGTATGGATTACTTCGCTTACGCATGCACCCGCTCGGTATATTTGCAGTAGCCATAGCTCTGTACGGGCTTGAAAATATAGGATTCTTTGATTCTATTCAGCTGTTTCAATATAAAAGCTTTGCATTTGGTTTCCTTTATGTTGTGCTTGGTTACACATTAAGCTATACGAAAGATCATATAAGCTACCGAGCTCCGTGGCTTTATACGCTTCTTTTTGCAGCTGCTTACGTTGCAAATTATTATTACCAGTTAGGGCTTGCTTGGATCCTGCTACCTTTATTTACATTTTCATTAGGCTCACTATGTGTTCAGTATCCGAATTTAGGTAAAGGTACAATTCTAACAAAGCTTTCCTCCTATTCATTAGCTATTTATATTTTGCATATCTTTGTTGAACTTCTTGTGTTAAAAGGTGTTCAACTGGCCGGGTGGACAACTTACTATACGAGTCCGCTCTATTACGTAGGAACAATTATTTTATGTATCGTCCTACCGATCTTTATTTTTCAGCCTATTTATCGCAGCGCCTTATGGATAAAGGAAAAATGGTTGTTTACTACTAAAATGAAGACGAGTAAAAAAGAAGCGTATCAGCAAGAACAACTTGGTTAA
- a CDS encoding NUDIX hydrolase produces MSTNHQALKQYDRNKYRTPDGYTSDIAVFTIVSTEQLAYKPPKMELALMLIQRAATNAEGDANIEANKWALPGGFVQESETAFEAAKRELHEETNIRDIHLKHFGVYDQPGRDPRGWIISNAHYAIVSENKVSMRKANDDAAEVQLFSMAEVQKLSQESKLAFDHDEIIQAAIQQIKMDLLQTTVAKEFLPDTFTFSELQAVLLTVTDDPAITSNQSFIRKIKSLPFLEAVPGQTTQRTSKTPTQLYTFVEMDVLKPIYTAKY; encoded by the coding sequence ATGTCTACAAATCATCAAGCTCTTAAACAGTATGATCGCAACAAGTACCGAACTCCTGATGGATATACATCTGATATTGCTGTATTCACTATAGTCTCAACGGAACAACTTGCATATAAGCCTCCTAAAATGGAGCTTGCTCTCATGTTGATTCAGCGGGCTGCAACCAATGCAGAAGGCGATGCAAACATTGAAGCGAACAAATGGGCCTTGCCTGGTGGCTTTGTTCAAGAATCAGAGACGGCATTTGAAGCAGCAAAACGAGAACTCCATGAGGAAACAAACATTCGAGATATTCATCTAAAGCATTTTGGGGTATATGATCAACCAGGACGTGATCCCCGGGGATGGATTATCTCTAATGCTCATTATGCCATCGTTTCAGAGAACAAGGTCTCCATGCGAAAAGCAAATGATGATGCGGCCGAGGTGCAACTTTTCTCCATGGCTGAAGTGCAAAAGCTCTCTCAAGAGTCAAAATTAGCTTTTGATCATGATGAGATCATTCAAGCAGCAATTCAGCAAATAAAAATGGACTTGTTACAAACGACTGTAGCAAAAGAATTTTTACCGGATACCTTTACCTTTTCTGAGTTACAAGCAGTGCTACTTACTGTAACGGACGATCCTGCAATTACAAGCAACCAGTCATTTATTAGGAAAATTAAATCATTGCCTTTTCTTGAAGCCGTTCCTGGACAAACAACACAACGTACATCAAAGACCCCTACTCAGCTTTACACCTTTGTTGAAATGGACGTGCTTAAACCCATTTACACGGCCAAATATTAA
- a CDS encoding isochorismatase family cysteine hydrolase, with product MKALLNIDYTFDFVDTDGLLTCGKPGQDIEQKITTITNEFITNNYYVVFAVDLHKEKDPLHPESSLFPPHNIEGTKGRELYGKLNDVYQSTKHEDNVYWMDKTRYSAFAGTDLELRLRERQITELHLVGVCTDICILHTAVDAYNKGFKIVIHEHAVASFNAAGHTWALEHFRGSLGATIV from the coding sequence ATGAAAGCTTTGCTAAATATCGATTATACATTTGATTTTGTTGATACAGATGGATTACTGACATGTGGAAAGCCTGGTCAAGACATTGAACAGAAGATCACAACTATTACCAATGAGTTTATAACGAATAACTACTATGTTGTATTTGCTGTTGATTTACATAAAGAAAAGGACCCACTACATCCTGAATCTTCACTTTTTCCTCCTCATAACATCGAAGGGACAAAAGGACGAGAGCTCTACGGGAAATTAAATGATGTGTATCAATCAACTAAACATGAAGACAATGTATATTGGATGGATAAAACAAGATACAGTGCCTTTGCTGGTACGGATCTCGAACTACGATTACGCGAACGCCAAATTACAGAGCTCCACTTAGTGGGAGTGTGTACGGATATATGTATCCTGCATACAGCCGTTGATGCCTACAACAAAGGATTTAAAATCGTCATTCATGAACACGCTGTTGCAAGCTTTAACGCTGCAGGACATACATGGGCACTTGAACATTTTAGGGGATCACTTGGCGCAACCATTGTATAA
- a CDS encoding nicotinate phosphoribosyltransferase has protein sequence MSTTYADDSLMLHTDLYQINMAQTYWKDGLEDKKAVFELYFRKLPFGNGYAIFAGLERVIEFLNQFQFTESDIEYLRELGYEEAYLNFLANLTFTGTVKGMKEGELVFGNEPILRIEAPLIQAQLIETPLLNIVNYQTLIATKAARIKQLIGSDIAMEFGTRRAQEMDAAIWGTRAAYLAGFDATSNVRAGKKFGIPVAGTHAHSLVQAYRDEYTAFKKYAASHRDCTFLVDTYDTLKSGVPNAIKVADEDKDNITFKAIRLDSGDLAYLSKKARKMLDEAGYHDTKIAASNDLDEKTIMNLKSQGAEINIWGIGTKLITAYDQPALGAVYKLVSIEEDGKMVDTIKISANPEKVSTPGLKRVFRIINTLTRKSEGDYIVMESEEPNSEETLIMFHPVHTYVKKAIRTFEAIELHQPIFVNGKCVYKLPSLAEIRSFVETNLELLWDEYKRLHMPEEYPVDLSQACWDNKMKRIAEVKEKVASRK, from the coding sequence ATGAGCACAACCTATGCTGACGATAGCTTAATGCTTCACACAGACTTGTATCAAATTAACATGGCACAGACCTATTGGAAGGACGGCCTTGAAGATAAAAAAGCGGTATTTGAGCTTTATTTTCGTAAGCTCCCCTTTGGAAATGGATATGCCATTTTCGCTGGACTTGAACGTGTCATCGAATTCTTAAATCAGTTTCAGTTTACAGAAAGTGACATTGAGTACCTTCGTGAGCTCGGGTACGAGGAAGCCTATCTCAATTTCTTAGCCAACTTAACATTTACGGGTACAGTTAAAGGAATGAAAGAAGGAGAATTGGTATTTGGCAACGAACCTATTTTGCGGATCGAAGCCCCGCTCATTCAAGCACAATTAATAGAAACTCCTTTGTTAAACATTGTGAATTACCAAACATTAATTGCAACTAAAGCGGCAAGGATTAAACAATTGATTGGTAGCGATATTGCAATGGAATTTGGAACACGCCGTGCCCAGGAAATGGACGCAGCCATATGGGGAACAAGAGCCGCATATCTTGCTGGGTTTGATGCGACTTCAAACGTACGTGCCGGCAAAAAATTTGGAATTCCTGTGGCTGGAACGCATGCCCACTCATTGGTTCAGGCGTACCGCGACGAATATACGGCCTTCAAAAAATATGCAGCATCACACAGAGATTGTACATTTTTAGTGGATACTTACGACACACTAAAATCCGGTGTTCCTAATGCAATCAAAGTGGCAGATGAAGATAAAGACAATATTACATTTAAGGCCATTCGACTTGATAGTGGTGACCTTGCTTACCTCTCCAAAAAAGCGAGAAAAATGCTAGATGAGGCCGGTTACCATGACACAAAGATTGCCGCATCAAATGATCTAGATGAAAAAACAATCATGAACCTGAAATCACAAGGTGCCGAGATCAACATTTGGGGAATTGGCACAAAGCTAATTACAGCCTACGATCAACCTGCTCTTGGTGCCGTGTATAAGCTCGTATCAATTGAAGAAGATGGTAAAATGGTCGACACCATTAAAATTAGTGCCAATCCAGAAAAAGTCTCTACACCTGGTCTGAAGCGCGTGTTCCGTATCATCAATACACTTACACGTAAGTCTGAGGGTGACTATATTGTGATGGAATCAGAAGAACCCAACTCAGAAGAGACACTCATTATGTTCCACCCGGTTCATACCTACGTAAAAAAAGCGATCCGAACATTCGAAGCCATTGAGCTACACCAACCCATTTTTGTAAACGGCAAATGTGTCTACAAATTGCCAAGTCTAGCTGAAATCCGTTCATTTGTAGAAACAAACCTCGAGCTTCTATGGGATGAATACAAACGCCTGCATATGCCAGAAGAATATCCAGTCGATTTGAGCCAAGCATGCTGGGATAATAAAATGAAGCGAATTGCCGAAGTGAAGGAAAAGGTTGCAAGTCGGAAGTAG
- a CDS encoding YrhK family protein, which translates to MISKEEKSDYIDMRAGRFRIYFRKRYRLITTVNDLLIGFFFVVGSILNFFTALQTVGNSLYLCGSLLLASRPVLRIMHDTTLRDEMKHSSNYNPSKRQGNEEQETASST; encoded by the coding sequence ATGATCTCCAAAGAAGAAAAAAGTGACTACATTGACATGCGAGCAGGGCGATTTCGAATTTATTTCCGGAAACGCTATCGACTCATCACAACAGTAAATGATCTATTAATCGGTTTCTTTTTTGTAGTAGGAAGTATACTAAACTTCTTCACAGCTCTCCAAACGGTAGGAAATTCCCTATACTTATGTGGTAGTTTACTTCTAGCAAGCCGTCCAGTTTTGCGTATCATGCATGATACTACATTAAGAGATGAGATGAAGCACTCAAGCAACTACAATCCTTCAAAACGTCAAGGGAACGAAGAACAAGAAACAGCCAGCTCTACTTAA
- a CDS encoding S8 family peptidase, with protein sequence MKRRVGKLVIGLVCVTALVAVTDSASAAEEKVKYLIGFEEEAELEAFTEEVDQVGVFSVEEQSLVEDTLDIDVDIIDEYDYIDVLSVELDPEDVDALSEEEGISYIEEDFELSIQQTVPWGITRVQAPTVHNRGITGSGVKVAILDTGIAQHSDLTIRGGASFVPGESTTADLNGHGTHVAGTVAALNNSIGVIGVAPSADLYAVKVLGANGRGSVSGIAQGLEWAAANNMHIANMSLGSDAPSTTLERAVNYATSRGVLVIAATGNNGTGSIGYPARYANAMAVGATDQNNRRASFSQYGTGIDIVAPGVGIQSTYLNNSYASMPGTSMATPHVAGVAALVKQKNPSWNATQIRNHLKNTATNLGNSSQFGSGLVNADAATR encoded by the coding sequence ATGAAAAGAAGAGTAGGAAAGCTAGTGATAGGGCTTGTATGTGTGACAGCTCTAGTAGCAGTGACAGATTCTGCATCGGCAGCAGAAGAAAAGGTAAAGTACTTAATAGGATTTGAAGAAGAAGCAGAGCTTGAAGCCTTCACGGAGGAAGTTGACCAAGTAGGCGTGTTTTCTGTTGAAGAACAAAGTTTAGTAGAGGATACGTTAGATATTGATGTAGACATTATTGATGAATATGATTATATTGATGTGTTATCTGTAGAATTAGATCCGGAAGATGTAGATGCGTTAAGTGAGGAAGAAGGTATTTCTTATATCGAAGAAGACTTTGAACTATCGATACAACAAACCGTACCATGGGGTATTACACGTGTACAAGCTCCCACTGTGCATAATCGTGGAATAACAGGATCTGGAGTAAAAGTCGCTATACTTGATACAGGTATAGCTCAGCATAGTGATTTAACCATTCGTGGGGGAGCAAGCTTTGTACCAGGAGAGTCAACAACGGCTGATCTAAATGGTCATGGTACTCACGTTGCTGGAACAGTGGCCGCTCTTAATAATTCAATTGGTGTGATCGGTGTGGCACCAAGTGCTGACCTATACGCTGTAAAGGTACTAGGAGCAAATGGTAGAGGAAGCGTGAGTGGGATTGCTCAAGGTCTAGAGTGGGCTGCAGCGAATAACATGCATATTGCAAACATGAGTCTCGGTAGTGATGCACCTAGCACTACATTAGAGCGTGCAGTTAACTACGCGACAAGCCGTGGAGTTCTGGTCATTGCAGCTACTGGTAACAATGGTACTGGTTCCATTGGCTACCCAGCTCGTTATGCAAACGCAATGGCTGTAGGAGCGACTGACCAAAACAACAGACGTGCGAGCTTTTCTCAATATGGCACAGGAATTGATATTGTTGCACCTGGTGTTGGAATTCAAAGCACATACCTAAATAATAGCTATGCTAGTATGCCTGGAACATCAATGGCTACACCTCATGTTGCTGGAGTAGCTGCGCTTGTTAAACAAAAAAATCCATCTTGGAATGCGACTCAAATTCGTAATCATTTGAAAAATACTGCGACGAATCTAGGGAACTCATCTCAATTTGGTAGTGGACTAGTTAATGCAGATGCAGCAACGCGCTAA
- a CDS encoding LCP family protein: METSSRKQRRGKKKSRRVLKILLLLTTLVLFVVLGGATYLYVKAMGAEKEFHETLDRGEKSELRTEAVDVGKHNFSVLLLGDDARPGEDHARTDAMLVATFNRTDRSIILTSIPRDSYVEIVGRGTQDKINHANAFGGIDMTVATVENFLEIPIDYYATVKFDGFKDIVDALDGVDVDVKYTFDFTEGGKTLNFTEGPAELDGEHALAYTRERKSANSGGDFGRGQRQAQVMAAIIDKAASFQSIDNFGRVFDSLGNTLRTDLTFANLVALHGYAGSISDIEQVQLEGEPFRGTDGVSYVRVDETSLANIQNQLKEHLGLQQSSTVPQ, encoded by the coding sequence ATGGAAACAAGTTCGCGAAAGCAAAGGCGGGGAAAGAAAAAGTCAAGGCGAGTCCTTAAAATACTCCTATTGTTAACAACTTTAGTATTATTTGTTGTCTTAGGTGGAGCAACCTATTTATATGTTAAAGCGATGGGTGCAGAAAAAGAATTCCACGAAACATTAGATCGTGGTGAAAAATCCGAGCTTCGTACGGAAGCTGTTGATGTTGGAAAACATAATTTCTCTGTATTACTACTCGGAGATGATGCACGTCCAGGTGAAGACCATGCCCGTACAGATGCGATGCTAGTCGCAACGTTTAACCGGACAGATCGTTCAATTATTTTAACGAGTATTCCACGTGACTCCTATGTGGAGATTGTTGGACGGGGCACACAAGATAAGATTAACCATGCAAATGCTTTTGGTGGAATTGATATGACTGTTGCAACAGTTGAGAATTTCTTAGAGATACCGATTGATTACTATGCTACAGTTAAATTCGATGGTTTTAAGGATATTGTTGATGCGTTAGATGGTGTGGATGTAGATGTGAAGTATACGTTTGACTTTACAGAAGGTGGTAAGACTTTAAACTTTACAGAAGGTCCTGCTGAGCTAGACGGGGAACATGCTCTGGCTTATACAAGAGAACGGAAAAGTGCTAATAGTGGTGGCGACTTTGGTCGCGGCCAACGACAGGCACAAGTGATGGCAGCGATTATTGATAAAGCCGCATCGTTCCAAAGCATTGATAATTTTGGACGTGTATTTGATAGCTTAGGTAATACATTACGTACCGATCTAACTTTTGCAAATCTTGTCGCACTTCATGGATATGCTGGTTCGATTTCTGATATTGAACAAGTTCAGCTTGAAGGAGAGCCATTTAGAGGGACAGATGGTGTTAGCTATGTTCGTGTGGATGAAACTTCTCTTGCAAATATACAAAACCAATTAAAAGAGCACTTAGGATTACAACAATCTTCAACAGTGCCACAATAA
- the fdhD gene encoding formate dehydrogenase accessory sulfurtransferase FdhD, translating to MEPAITASRTIVRYTEGKPEHVRDLIVSEYALTIKVNGTELVTMVCTPDHIEDLVVGYLLSEGIIRHYSDILRMRIDWKQGFAYVESDRVNPLFSDLKQKRYVTSCCGGSREGFVFAQDALLTKQMKKHTVHLTPDDCMTFMNQLQDSADTFKQTGGVHNTALCNSQGMLINRMDIGRHNALDKLYGYCVRNQISLTGTFLVFSGRISSEILLKAAKIGCEVLLSKSAPTERAIELAEQLGITTVGFIRNQSFNVYTCPERIG from the coding sequence ATGGAGCCAGCTATTACAGCATCACGAACGATTGTCCGATATACAGAGGGGAAGCCAGAACATGTGCGGGATCTGATTGTATCAGAATATGCGCTTACAATTAAAGTGAATGGGACGGAGCTTGTAACGATGGTTTGTACTCCTGACCATATCGAAGATCTCGTTGTAGGCTATCTCTTATCTGAAGGAATCATCCGGCACTATTCTGATATCTTGCGTATGCGAATAGATTGGAAGCAAGGGTTTGCTTATGTTGAATCAGATCGTGTAAATCCATTGTTTTCTGATCTCAAACAAAAGCGCTATGTTACCTCCTGTTGCGGAGGCAGTAGAGAAGGCTTTGTATTTGCGCAGGATGCACTTTTAACAAAACAAATGAAAAAGCATACCGTTCACCTGACGCCTGATGACTGTATGACTTTTATGAATCAGCTTCAAGACAGTGCTGACACATTTAAGCAAACAGGGGGCGTCCATAACACAGCCTTATGTAACTCTCAGGGTATGCTTATCAATCGAATGGATATCGGCAGGCACAATGCATTAGATAAGCTTTATGGATATTGTGTTAGGAATCAAATTTCATTAACCGGAACTTTTTTAGTGTTTAGTGGCCGAATCTCTTCGGAAATTTTATTAAAAGCTGCAAAAATCGGTTGTGAGGTATTGTTATCGAAATCAGCGCCAACTGAAAGAGCTATCGAGCTAGCAGAGCAATTGGGAATAACAACTGTTGGATTTATTCGAAATCAATCATTTAATGTGTACACTTGTCCAGAACGAATCGGATAG
- a CDS encoding DUF1641 domain-containing protein produces MAKATTTIKRRSISDEELREQELQEIQQLLVQHKDAISETFEIIQHMQDRRILPMLTALFSEGDKVLDILMRTIDNPETASSLKNMLLMAGVLGRLNVEQLEPLVLKINQGIARVADFEKNGEQPHALSLAKAIMDPEFRQALHVGVAFMKGLGEDQDHKERNTKRPKQQVSDEESEQSNRSNQSKNKTGSGSWKWAAAVAGFSIATLVFTATKK; encoded by the coding sequence ATGGCTAAAGCAACCACAACAATTAAGCGCCGTTCCATTAGTGATGAAGAATTAAGGGAACAGGAGCTTCAGGAGATTCAACAGCTTTTAGTTCAACATAAAGATGCAATTTCCGAAACGTTTGAAATTATACAGCATATGCAGGATCGTAGGATCTTGCCTATGCTGACTGCGTTGTTTAGCGAAGGCGATAAGGTGTTAGACATTCTAATGAGGACGATAGACAACCCGGAAACGGCCAGCTCTTTAAAAAACATGCTGCTTATGGCAGGTGTGCTTGGCCGGTTGAATGTAGAGCAGCTTGAGCCTCTTGTATTAAAGATAAACCAAGGGATCGCACGTGTGGCAGACTTTGAGAAAAACGGAGAACAACCGCATGCGCTTAGTCTAGCAAAAGCGATAATGGATCCTGAATTTCGTCAAGCCCTTCACGTTGGCGTTGCGTTTATGAAAGGTCTCGGAGAAGATCAAGATCATAAGGAACGAAACACCAAACGTCCAAAACAACAAGTGAGCGATGAGGAATCGGAGCAATCTAATCGCTCGAACCAGAGCAAAAATAAAACAGGTTCCGGCAGCTGGAAATGGGCAGCGGCTGTTGCGGGTTTTTCCATTGCTACACTTGTGTTCACCGCTACAAAAAAATAA